One segment of Rubripirellula amarantea DNA contains the following:
- a CDS encoding DUF389 domain-containing protein, translating to MSVLFLVDSQSELQAGLPWIEKICEQDSNRRPALVYVLGTDRTSLLAYAREVADKCKFIGSVDPIEENTSAIIEITRKNRDHTVVLVSDGDQDDKQQEIFRKSANAVVWFRIHGDPPTSSKQVFGLDAASLITTPSFVSRLLGVSPEHNLIEPSDLAVSDDRSISDIVIGAYQKRCDPGDLLCLDWSPSLDKQQSAARLALFRQASHASILLYHPGETWLEQVASRFRGIASVVAKPMDREQRIELSESLQEGSQPSFEFLGLISAAAMLAAFGLLQDSAAVIIGAMLVAPLMTPILGAGMALTHGNRPLFRNSLIAITIGFVGALASSFIFGLLVRTMRDIEITPEMWARCNPSPLDFCVGLVGGIAASYARTRSHLSSALAGAAIAAALVPPLSTAGLQLAGGFFEATDRGTPIVGPILLVTINVLTIMVGSSFVLYLRGLQSDPSVLRRDRWGLRMFVLISILACFVLAFIVH from the coding sequence GTGAGCGTCCTTTTTCTAGTGGATTCCCAATCGGAGTTGCAGGCTGGCCTGCCTTGGATCGAAAAGATCTGCGAGCAGGATTCGAACCGTAGACCCGCGCTGGTATACGTGCTCGGAACGGATCGTACATCGCTCTTAGCTTACGCGCGCGAAGTAGCCGATAAGTGCAAATTCATCGGTTCCGTCGATCCGATTGAAGAGAACACTTCGGCAATCATCGAGATCACTCGCAAGAACCGTGACCACACCGTCGTCTTGGTTTCCGATGGCGACCAAGATGACAAACAACAAGAGATCTTCCGCAAGTCAGCGAATGCGGTGGTCTGGTTTCGAATTCATGGTGACCCGCCTACATCATCAAAGCAAGTGTTCGGTCTTGATGCTGCGAGTCTGATCACGACGCCATCCTTCGTTTCTCGACTCTTAGGCGTCAGTCCCGAACACAATTTGATCGAACCATCGGATTTGGCGGTGTCGGATGATCGTTCGATCTCAGACATCGTGATCGGCGCTTATCAAAAACGATGCGATCCGGGTGACCTACTATGTTTGGACTGGTCACCTTCTCTTGATAAGCAACAGTCGGCAGCTCGCTTAGCTTTGTTTCGGCAGGCAAGTCACGCGTCGATCCTGCTATACCATCCTGGTGAAACTTGGCTGGAACAAGTGGCTTCGCGGTTCCGAGGTATCGCGTCGGTTGTTGCCAAACCGATGGATCGCGAGCAACGCATAGAGCTTTCAGAATCGCTTCAAGAGGGCTCACAACCGAGTTTCGAGTTCCTCGGTTTGATCAGTGCGGCAGCGATGTTGGCGGCCTTCGGGCTGCTGCAAGACTCCGCTGCCGTCATCATTGGTGCCATGTTGGTCGCTCCTCTGATGACACCGATCTTGGGTGCGGGAATGGCACTCACTCACGGTAACCGTCCGCTATTTCGTAATTCGCTGATTGCGATCACGATTGGTTTTGTGGGAGCCTTGGCGTCCAGTTTCATCTTTGGGCTTCTGGTACGGACGATGCGCGACATCGAGATCACCCCTGAAATGTGGGCTCGGTGCAATCCGTCGCCGCTGGATTTTTGCGTGGGGTTGGTTGGCGGCATCGCGGCGTCGTATGCAAGAACGCGAAGTCACTTATCGTCAGCCCTGGCCGGTGCCGCGATTGCGGCGGCACTGGTGCCGCCATTGTCGACGGCAGGATTGCAACTTGCGGGCGGTTTCTTTGAAGCGACCGATCGTGGCACTCCGATTGTTGGACCGATACTACTGGTCACGATCAACGTGCTAACCATCATGGTTGGATCGTCGTTCGTGCTGTATTTGCGTGGATTGCAGAGTGATCCGAGTGTCCTTCGCAGAGATCGCTGGGGACTACGTATGTTTGTGTTGATTTCGATACTGGCCTGCTTCGTGCTGGCGTTCATCGTTCACTGA
- a CDS encoding lysophospholipid acyltransferase family protein, whose amino-acid sequence MTLTSHAIVLLAKLFSGFTVRWVDCQPDTCQRIYFANHTSHLDAVVLWSSLPRELRAVTRPVAAKDYWSQGWLKPHLAKSFNALLVDRKEIKVHKSPIDIMLHQMGDVYSLIMFPEGGRSANEDEMGDFKSGLFYMAKKRPDLELVPVYIDNVNRILPRGEVLPVPLLSCITIGPPIFLEAGEPKNLFLARARSAVLRLKEK is encoded by the coding sequence ATGACGCTCACCAGCCATGCGATTGTGTTATTGGCCAAGCTATTCAGTGGATTTACAGTTCGCTGGGTGGATTGCCAGCCGGACACCTGTCAACGCATTTACTTTGCCAACCATACTAGCCACCTCGACGCCGTCGTGTTGTGGTCTTCCCTGCCGCGCGAATTGCGAGCGGTGACGCGCCCAGTCGCGGCAAAGGACTATTGGTCCCAGGGCTGGCTGAAGCCTCATTTGGCCAAGAGTTTCAACGCTTTGCTGGTCGATCGTAAAGAGATCAAAGTCCACAAAAGCCCGATCGACATCATGCTGCATCAGATGGGCGATGTTTATTCGTTGATCATGTTCCCCGAGGGTGGCCGATCAGCCAACGAGGATGAGATGGGCGACTTCAAGAGTGGGTTGTTTTATATGGCCAAGAAACGCCCCGACTTAGAGCTCGTTCCTGTTTACATTGACAATGTGAATCGAATTCTTCCCCGCGGTGAAGTGTTGCCCGTGCCGCTGCTTTCGTGCATCACCATTGGTCCGCCCATCTTCTTGGAAGCGGGGGAACCGAAGAATTTATTTCTCGCGCGAGCCAGATCCGCCGTGCTAAGACTTAAGGAAAAGTAG